One stretch of Harmonia axyridis chromosome 1, icHarAxyr1.1, whole genome shotgun sequence DNA includes these proteins:
- the LOC123679929 gene encoding facilitated trehalose transporter Tret1-like, producing the protein MGVLFTYISVFIAQLSFLIASTALTWPSPMLIKLNGTDDNPLGYKISKTENSFLASLPTVGAITGSVISGFLASKFGRKTLLLIHAIPFLVCNLVMAWSKVIWLMFASRTIIGIGLGGIFTILPMYCGELAHSSNRGILSASTTVFMNIGMLIPYSLGPYIPFFWFHIVLAVIPAIFIVAFYLVAPESPYYLIKNDESAAEAVLMKIRDKASVPDLMTEMKENSKQTNDASIIDILKSRALRRAMIMGFGGFTFMCLTGTVIVASYSETIFKEAGGNISPEICPIIIGVAQLLMTVFVSAITDRYPRKFLLTLSHILVSLVQIPFGTYFFLKQNGYDVESISWLPLVCLITYVCVYNIGVGPILLTLLGELFPPKVKGPAVSCLVSTNWVLAFLMTSLFNTLNDLIGIGILFWIFSACGFAAAIFVKIFMVETKGKTLEEIQDELSS; encoded by the exons ATGGGTGTCCTCTTTACGTATATTTCAGTGTTTATAG ccCAACTCAGTTTTCTCATTGCTTCAACTGCTCTTACATGGCCGTCTCCTATGCTTATAAAACTGAATGGCACAGATGACAATCCTCTAGGCTACAAGATCTCAAAAACAGAAAATAGTTTTTTAGCTTCGTTACCAACTGTAGGAGCAATCACTGGATCCGTGATCTCTGGATTTTTGGCATCAAAATTCGGTAGAAAGACCCTTTTGTTGATCCATGCAATACCTTTTCTTGTGTGTAACTTGGTGATGGCATGGTCCAAAGTTATATGGCTTATGTTTGCCAGTAGAACCATAATTGGAATAGGATTAGGAGGTATCTTCACCATCCTGCCAATGTATTGTGGCGAACTAGCACACTCAAGTAACAGAGGTATACTGAGTGCTTCCACAACTGTATTCATGAATATTGGCATGTTAATTCCATACTCCTTGGGGCCGTATATTCCATTCTTCTGGTTTCACATTGTTCTGGCAGTTATACCAGCTATCTTCATTGTAGCTTTCTACCTAGTGGCTCCAGAAAGTCCATATTACCTCATTAAGAATGACGAATCAGCAGCAGAGGCtgttctgatgaaaataagagATAAAGCAAGTGTTCCTGATTTAATGACTGAGATGAAGGAGAATTCGAAGCAAACTAACGATGCCTCCATAATAGATATACTCAAGAGTAGAGCCCTGAGGAGAGCCATGATTATGGGATTCGGCGGTTTCACTTTTATGTGTCTGACTGGAACCGTCATAGTTGCGTCGTACAGTGAAACTATCTTCAAAGAAGCAGGAGGTAACATATCTCCAGAAATATGTCCTATAATCATCGGTGTTGCCCAGTTGTTGATGACAGTTTTTGTATCTGCAATAACTGATAGATATCCCAGAAAGTTCTTACTAACACTCTCTCACATATTGGTATCTTTAGTGCAGATACCATTTGGTACGTACTTCTTCTTGAAACAAAATGGCTATGATGTCGAAAGCATAAGTTGGTTGCCATTAGTATGCCTTATAACATACGTATGCGTGTATAACATTGGAGTTGGGCCCATTCTGCTTACTTTACTTGGAGAACTGTTTCCACCAAAAGTGAAAGGTCCGGCAGTTTCCTGTTTAGTAAGCACTAATTGGGTGCTAGCCTTCCTGATGACTTCTCTTTTCAATACATTGAACGATTTAATTGGTATCGGTATTCTGTTCTGGATATTCTCAGCGTGTGGTTTTGCAGCTGCAATATTcgttaagatttttatggttgaAACTAAAGGCAAAACTTTAGAAGAAATACAGGACGAACTGAGTTCTTGA